The following proteins come from a genomic window of Coffea arabica cultivar ET-39 chromosome 11c, Coffea Arabica ET-39 HiFi, whole genome shotgun sequence:
- the LOC140016447 gene encoding uncharacterized protein, with amino-acid sequence MYFDGTAHHHGVGAGIVFVTLDGGILLYSFTLNQHCSNNVAEYQALIFGREIAVDMEQLELQIYGDSQLVVNQLLGRYEVKKSELIPYHKYTTRLMKRFGGVSIKHVPRRENKQADALAVLASSLAMPDHEIQSHVYQKWVVPSLIDDEDIEGSDAHVVSTYEIDKEDWRQPLVDYFKYQKLPDEQRRRTDIRRRASRFILYKNTLLMDKLCEKFNFKQRKSSMYNAPANGLAEAFNKTLCNLLKKVVARSKKDWHERIGETLWTYHTTYRIPTQATPYALVYGVEAVLPFEQQIPSLRIAIQEGLTEEENVRLRLEELEVLDEKRLEAQQNLECYQARLSRTFNKKVRRRSFQVGDMILAVRNSIVMTHRTKDNFVSKWDGPYVVREIYTNGAYKLVDKDGVKVGPINEKFMKLYMP; translated from the exons atgtattttgatggTACTGCTCATCATCATGGGGTTGGAGCGGGGATTGTATTCGTGACTCTTGATGGAGGGATATTGTTATACTCTTTTACCCTAAATCAACATTGTTCAAACAATGTCGCTGAGTACCAAGCTCTCATATTCGGACGTGAAATAGCTGTTGACATGGAGCAGTTGGAACTTCAAATCTATGGTGACTCTCAATTGGTGGTTAACCAACTCTTGGGACGTTATGAAGTCAAAAAGTCCGAATTAATTCCGTATCACAAATATACAACGCGACTTATGAAACGGTTTGGAGGTGTAAGTATTAAGCATGTTCCTAGAAGGGAAAATAAGCAAGCTGATGCATTAGCTGTGCTAGCCTCTTCACTTGCCATGCCGGATCATGAGATACAATCTCATGTATACCAAAAGTGGGTAGTTCCATCActaattgatgatgaagatatTGAAGGAAGCGACGCTCATGTGGTCTCAACCTATGAAATTGACAAAGAAGATTGGAGACAACCCCTCGTTGATTATTTCAAGTATCAAAAGTTACCTGATGAGCAACGTAGAAGAACTGACATCCGTCGTCGTGCCTCTCGTTTTATCTTGTACAAGAATACGCT ATTGATGGATAAGTTGTGTGAAAAATTTAATTTCAAGCAACGCAAGTCCTCAATGTATAATGCCCCCGCCAATGGTCTGGCAGAAGCATTCAACAAAACTTTGTGTAACTTGTTGAAGAAAGTGGTGGCCAGATCAAAGAAAGATTGGCACGAAAGGATAGGCGAAACTCTTTGGACCTATCACACTACATACCGAATTCCAACGCAAGCCACACCATATGCCTTAGTCTATGGTGTAGAAGCTGTTCTGCCCTTTGAGCAACAAATTCCTTCTTTGAGAATTGCTATCCAAGAAGGGCTCACGGAGGAAGAAAATGTTCGCCTGCGCCTTGAAGAATTGGAAGTTTTAGATGAAAAAAGATTAGAGGCCCAACAAAATCTAGAATGCTATCAAGCCCGTCTCTCTAGAACCTTCAATAAAAAAGTTCGGCGCCGCTCCTTTCAAGTCGGGGACATGATACTCGCCGTTCGAAACTCAATAGTTATGACTCATCGCACTAAGGACAATTTCGTCTCTAAATGGGATGGGCCATATGTTGTTCGAGAAATTTACACAAATGGCGCCTATAAACTGGTGGACAAAGATGGCGTAAAAGTTGGTCctataaatgaaaaattcatgaaGTTATACATgccataa